One Magnolia sinica isolate HGM2019 chromosome 2, MsV1, whole genome shotgun sequence genomic window, TAGCAACatcgctactgaagtgttcagtagctaatccgcgcccctaaAAACCTTGATGAAGTCTCTCAAGTAATACATCTCAATCGTATTCATTCCGTATACACAAAATAACAATGAGCAATAAAAAAggcattaataataataataataataattcattaAAATAAAAGGCCATACATTCCAagtcaaccctaacccaacaggGATTCTACTAAGTCTCGTCACACTTAAGTggaagtggaccgcatcaacttAGACTCAAATCACATCACAGTGATTTTAATGAGAGACTCATACCGGTTCATGCACGCTAATTTCTGCAGGATCGATTAAGGACTAAACGGTTTTTTAAACCATAAATAAAAAACTAGAAGTTAGACTCGACTATGTCCAGCAAAGGTGGGTCGACTCAAAGGCCCATACAGGTCTTACTAATATATGGTTGCTTCATTTACAGTAGCTATTGTAAGTAATTTGCAAACACATTTTATTTTCGAAATACGATACCAACATACGCAAGACACGAAAGTTTAACATACTAAAATTCTGAACTCTGCCCTTCAGTATCGATGACCGAGGACAAGAATGCCCTGGCCGAGTTGCGGGCTGAGCAATTTGCACGTATCTCGCCTTGTGTCCCCGTCAAGACGCTCAGTTGACTCATCTTCAGCATCGAAAGTGCGAACTTCTCAAAGAAGAGCGTCTGGTTCACTGCAAAACTAGTCACAATGGGCCGCGTCCGTTTGTCGGTGTACAAGTCCTGATCGGACGTGAAGAGTCCCTGGCGGTTCATGAGATCAACGTAGTACTTGTTATCGAAGACATCAGGGGAGCGGATGTCCAACACGGTCGTGTTTGGGGAGTCTGGGGTTGGGCACCGGTTGTATAAGTTCTTAGCGAAGGTCTTGTCCATGATTGAGTCTTGATTGGGGTAGAGGCGTTCGGAGAAGGACGAGCAGTGTCCGATTCCAATCGTGTGGCCACCGGAGAGTGCGACAAGATCCGTTGCGTCTAGGTTCTTTCTGCTCAGTGCATCGAGAAGGGCGGTTGTGCCGGAGGAGGGGGCTGGGAGGTTCTCTAGTGTTGCATCTCTGGTGGCGAAACTCAGGCCATCACGCCTACCTAGCGGGACCCGGTAGTCGGGGCCGCCTGACTGCAGcaacgagaagaagaagaagaaaaaaaaaggcttgTAAGATTGTTAGACCAACATCGTGTGAACTTGATCTGCATTAGTTGAACTGTTTGGTGGGGGACCGCAACTAACCACCGTCTGATCAGACTAAAGGACTGTTTTGAGTGGACCCACCTAATTTATGTATGGTCCCATCACTATTAATGGgacaagaaaaatcaaaattttgaaccaGTCTCATCCTGCTAGTTAAaaatccgtccatctgttattATTTTCAGACCATGTTATGAAATGGGCCCAAATACgataaaaatccaaaaatcaagtgggtcacacgacagACGATTGagcgtccactgttgaaacattcgtgggtccacaaaagttttgaatcaggctaatttttgtgttttcagttcatccaagcagaaatgaccttatgaagggtatggatggcatataaatacaaCGGTGGActtcagggaggtttcaacggtaggcattcacgTACCTGCATTTTCTTGTTGTTccgcccacttgatttttggatttgcatcatttttggggccatgtcCTAACATGGTCTAGCAATAaaggatggacgaggtggattttccacaaattcacggtgggcctcacctagcttcccgttaggaagttcctgtgaaaggcttttttgctttcgcagggaatccgcgtccgATTGGCATGTGCATCAGCAGGCTTTTGCGCGTGGATGATTTTAAACAAAGCTCCTCTTTTACGGTTTTACCGTATTAGAGACATTCGCTTAAACGTGAATGAATAAAATAACAAAAGACAGAATTTAAAAATCCAGAATGCCTGTGAAACACTCGATTCTTAAAAAATAAAGTATGCCCCATTATCAAGTGTGCTAAAGAAATAGAAGGTAAGGAAAAAGGGGATCAGTGCTCTACATTTTCTCCACATGTGGAGCCCATTCAATGAGTGGCCTGACATGATATTTAATCTTTTTTCAGTAGTCTGATCCGCATTTTGGAAGACCCATGTATATGAAGGTTCTGGACCTCACACGCGCATACCATGTTGTTACGTATGCGCTGGTGAAAATACTGTTACCCGGGTAATAGCTTAGGTCTTACCCATACCACGGGGGGCCACATTGATGAATGAATTtaatatccatgccacccatccgtTTTCTAAGCTAATTTAATAATTTTATCCAAaatctgtggaccacaccactagaaaaacTGGTGAACGACTATTAAAAGCCTTTTTTGGACtaagaaagttttggatcaagctaatatttgtatttttcctcaaTAATgttctggttgaccttatcaacgggttggatggaaaataaacattatggatatGCTTACATTTGGCCTTGGGAAGATTTCagtggtgagcattcaatcatcacggtttcttgtggtgtggtccacttgagatttggttaACCTTAATTTTTTTGACGGTGTCCTAAATGgcctgtaaaaacagatggacggagtggatataggaCATATGTTCAAGATTGGCCCTACgaaaagggtaacacccactatgCTCTTACCCGGGTAACACGTAATCCGCTCCCGGAAATTTGTtaggagattttcaaattttgaggttttctCGGGATATTATCAGTAAAATCTtatcaaaaataaaaaggaatttacTGTTTTCGAGTACATCGAAATTTATCACGATATTTTAAAACATcccgatattttgaaaatatcgcgATAATAAATTATCGCGACATTTTCAAAATATCGGCGACATTTGCCGTCGTGAGCGTAAGaaacaggaagagagagagagagagagagagagagagagagagattaccaaGAAAACTGAGTCCCGAGCAGCAAGAGCAGCAATGTCGGAGCAGGAGACGACACGGCCGCATCGCTTCTCTACACGAGCACGGAGGTCATTTATAATGGTGAATGCCTCAGGCCTCAGTGTCAGGTTAGGAGGCGCGTCCTTCTCACTCGGTCCGCTCGCCGAACCATCTAACAATACCGATCCATCACATCCCTTTACCACAACATAACCAAAATCAATAAACAATACAAATATCCCACTTAGTCATTATAAGatcctgataaaaaaaaaaaacttcgatactctggcagagtgtgatggatgatactcagacACGCATAAACTACTAAAAAAttacacatgtggcatacatgtggTCAGTCTGAAAAGTATTCCTAGTGTCACGCGCCTAGCACGATTTTGCTTTATTGGACACCACCCATGATAGTGCCACCTAGATGAAATGTCCGGATCTTCTAAGATATCATATGCTTGATAGCCATTTCCACACACTGGTGGTGCAGCGGACCGGAATCCGAAACGATAGGCAACTGCGTAAAACGAAAGCTTGCGTCCACCCCCGCCACTACAATAATCCATCCAGGCAGGGCtatgcggggcccaccgtgatgtatgggttttatccacgccgtccatccattttaaaagatcattttagactatgaacacaaaaatgaggcagatccaatagtCAAGTGGGCCACGGAGTGGATATTGAACGCTTATTATCATTAACAACATGGGAGCcgcggaagttttggatgaagcttgtatttgtgcgttccctttatctaggtctatgtgaccttatgaacaggttggatgacaaataaacaacacgatgggccctacgaaggtttcaacggtgggcattattGTCATCGCTGCTTCGTGTGGCGTGGTCTATTTGagggttggatctgcctcattcttgggTCTATCACCTAAATTAatgtttcaaaatggatgaacggcgtggataaaagacatacattacggtggatccTACAGAGCCCCTGCCTGCACTGATTTATGGATGCACTGtggggacgcagatttcctgagAAAGGCTTACCAGGAAGTTTCTTGCGCTGGGAGCTAAGCgaggccaaccgtgatgtttgtaataaatccagcccattaatccgttttggcagctcattttaggacacgaggcCAAAATTGATGCGCATCAAAAACTCAAGGggggccatacgagaggaaacagttgggattgaatgaACTCCATTTAAACATTAGTATTGCCACAGAAGTATTGTATCAGGATAAGGTTTTTCgttattttagttaatcatagtgGGTATGACcgtatgaccttataaacggtttggatggcatataaacatcaaggtggacctcagaaaggtttcaacggtaggcatttctctcTCCTCTGTTTCCTCCtgcgtggcccacttaagttttatatccacctcatttttgctctcatattctaaaatgagctgaaaaaaacggTGAACgtagtggatttatcacaaacatcgtaATGAGCCCCAAATAGCTTAGTAATTTTTGTGAGTCTCTCTGCCACTGAGCCATGGGTTCAGACCCAGCAGCCCTTCAACCTACCCGCGAATGTGCCAACAACATcgagccgtccatcatgaggCAAAGCCCCTAGTTCTATGTCCCCAAAAACGTACGGGTCCAAATCAGACAGCCGACAGTTTAAGAAACAAGCGAACGGCTAAAAACTTCATTTAGCTGGACCACCTGAAATGTGAAACACACTCATTTCTGGGAAAAGGAAAAACATCTAGACGGAAGgttccacctgatggacggctaggatgatCTTACGCACTGCATCAGAGCAAGTTAGCGCGGAGCAGGGGGTTACCTGAACAAAGCAGTCGTGAAAGTGCACTCGCAGCAAGCCCGCAGCTTGACCGATGTCCTTCTTGAAGGCTTTACGAAGCTGGTTCCGGACAATGGTTTCCAGCTTAGGGCAGTTGGATTTGTAGAAAGTCCAAGACAATCCCTTCACTAGAGGAGGGCTGGTTTGGGCTTGAGAGGATGAGAAGAAAGCCAATGAGGACAGTACAAGCAAGAGGACGGTCATCAAAGCCATTGCTATTGCTTTGGTCACACCACTACCAAAGCTCCTTTTATAGGCCAAATGGAGAATAAAGTAAGAGACTAAGGTATTGTGATAGTTCACGATCACCTCTTATGTTGTGGTGTCTCATCCACTGTCCACTTCGCCTGCCTCATGGCAACTGGACTGTCCAAACACCTGGATGCTGCATTGACTGAATCCTGCGCGTTTGATTTAAGCTCTAGAGTTTAGACGGTGGATTATTTAGTATTAATTGAACAATGGTcactgttgaggtcaaaatctggaccaccctccactcaatgtcGTGAACCTTCAACGAACTTGGTCCTACACAAAGTGGTGAGCAAAAGAGACCTTCGCTCagccaggggaccctccgatgcgtAAGTCAGGCtagagaatctgggtctaagttcagtatagagagagggtgtgagatattgcgtacctgtagccATGGGGTCCTCTGGTATTTATACCTATAGGTTAAACGATCTACATCCATCAATCTCGGTATGATTCACTCAATCAGAGGGATAttatgatcgtggagatattatccgtagTCTTTGGACCGTGCAACGTATTGTGTCTTAATGGCGCATATCTTTGGGCGAGATCATTGGTCACGTTCACATCTTGGTCGATCTCTAGACTCGGCGTACGGAGTACCATCACAGGCTCGTCCTCAGCCTCGGCACATAATACGCCCGTGCCTAGACTCGGCCTTGGCCTCTACACATGTCATATACATGCCCTAACTCGGCGTTGACCTCGGCATATGGAATATTCGTACTCTGACTTGACCAAGGATCATACAGACATGAAGCTGAGCTCCAATGGTCGAAGTCCATTAAAAGGTCACTGGGGTTGGAGTTCGCCGATTGATGCTAAGAACGAAGATCAGGGCCCTGCTCAACCATTCTCCTTCGAATGTGAACGAGGGTTCAGGTAGGCCAATCAGGATTGTAGTTTCAAATCGTGACTTGGGAGTTGGCCCCTAACGTTGTATCCTCCTTCAGAGACTTTATCATCCGAGGCACATAGCTCAGGCTGATCCCGATTATCCTTGTACAAATTTtttcataacagaagccccctactctctgagtCCGAGTCCAGACTTGGAGAGTAAATACTTGGGAAAATGAAACGATGTCTCCCCTCCCTTGCTCATGATGGCGATTAGGATGATCGGGGCGTATTTAATGCAATTCGTACACCTCAGACCCTGTGTGCTGTGCGGCGGCTGCAACCCTTTAGTTTCGGTCTTCTTAGCAAAGGACGCGTGGCGGCAGTTTCGATTCGCAGATGGCGGGGTGAAGGAAACAGTGTCACATGTGTCAGAGGAGCGAGGAGGCACCTGCGTCTTTGATGTCATTAAATGCTGAGAAGATCCCGACCTCGAAGCGTGAGTTCAGGCATATAGCACTCTTCCACAGGTCCCTTGGCGCCAGTGTCGAGTCGCATCGGCTTCAGGAACGGTTGCTTGCAATGATGGCGCCGAGCAATGAGGTAGCTATATAAACCCCTCTCATCCTCGCTCTCACACTTCTCGCATTCTCATTTTCTTTACTCCTTCCCTCCGAATCACTTTCTACTGGAAATCGCCTTCGGCCGAAAATCACCCTTTACCGGAGAAAGTGTTTTTATTGTCGGATAAAGGATTCCCAACCATCGGAGAGGGGATTCAGCCTAGCGGAAGACGTCGGAGTTAGGGAAACTTCTGCCGGAGGAAATCGCCTGCAACGTTGTGAGTTCTCCTATACTTAAACGCCTTTTTCCTCATGTCGAGCAACTTTAACAAAATGGATGGGGTCCGAGGAGCTGGTTCAGAGTTCGAACCAGAGACTACGGTCTCGGGACCCAGAGAGTCTGAAGGAGATGGAACGGCTTGAAGTAGAGTGGGCCAAATTTGTGTTGGAGAGGCAGAACAAGATGCACGGTGGGTCGAGCTCAAGAAGAAGTTGAAAGCTTCAGCTGTGGAACAAGAGGAGTTGAGAAAGGCTGTTGCGGATGGTCGAGCAAGGGAACTTGCACTTCAGGGTAAGGTTAATCAAATCCAAACTCGCTTGGACATTGCCAACCCCGAAGTTAGGTGTCTACACCAGGTTAAGTTGGACTTGGAGTTCCGGATAGCGGAAGCCGAGATGGGGCTCGAGGATGCGAAGGACATACTCAAGACGGAGTGGCGAATGGCTGCAGACCAGTTTGCTCAGCAGCAGATTGTCCTTGAGGCTGCGACATCTGCTGACAGGGCAGCCTTACAGGATGAGCTCGAGGCTCGAGCGGCTTCGCAGGCTGCCATGGCCATGGCCGAATACAAGGATTCAGCTGAGAGGGCCAAGGAGCTAGATAAATTATACTACTTCGGCTATGATACTGGCTTCGATGCTTGCTTAACTGAAGTTCGAAGGCTCCATCCGACCCTCGACCTTGACGCTCTCGTGACAAACAATGTCGAGGATGACGAACCAACAACGGCAGGCAAGCCTGAGAATGCCCCTCCGTCGCTGAACCCGCCTTCGACGCTCGGCCCCCCAGCTCGGTAGTTGGTCCCTCTACTCAGATGGAATGAAACTTGTGTtgttgtttttatatatataatgtagaTAGATGATTTCGACAACTTTTTGAATGAATGACGATTACTTGTGGATGGTTTATTTGCACGTGTTGATTGTCATGATGATTCTTTAAGGTTAGCATTCTAAGGACCGACCCCTTGAggggcacacacacacacaaatggaGCACTTTTTCATAGATTTGTTGTTGCGTGATGAGCTGACCCTTAACTCAGAGAATTG contains:
- the LOC131237322 gene encoding peroxidase 12-like, giving the protein MALMTVLLLVLSSLAFFSSSQAQTSPPLVKGLSWTFYKSNCPKLETIVRNQLRKAFKKDIGQAAGLLRVHFHDCFVQSGGPDYRVPLGRRDGLSFATRDATLENLPAPSSGTTALLDALSRKNLDATDLVALSGGHTIGIGHCSSFSERLYPNQDSIMDKTFAKNLYNRCPTPDSPNTTVLDIRSPDVFDNKYYVDLMNRQGLFTSDQDLYTDKRTRPIVTSFAVNQTLFFEKFALSMLKMSQLSVLTGTQGEIRANCSARNSARAFLSSVIDTEGQSSEF